The Gemmatimonadota bacterium genome has a window encoding:
- a CDS encoding sulfatase, whose product MNAPPPNILFLLTDNQRNDLLGCAGNPIIKTPNIDQLAASGVRFENAFCTSPICAASRASYLTGTYERRHRFTFLTPPLQSAYTDISYPATLKMAGYSTGLIGKFGIATNGIVPALQDEDAVGKMFDVFDNYEHWTEEGYEIRQPDGSVRHLTDITGDKTIDFLRTHQSDHPGQPFCLSVSFNAPHAQDNDPRYYIWPATEDHLYTQTQIPEPFNAHPDFFWRLPKFLRETESRVRWQKRYATSEDYQRNMRGLYRMVSGVDRNIGRILEAVDQLSLSKNTVVIFASDHGMYYGDRGLSDCWQLNEQSIRIPLIILDPRADENTRGLIREELALNIDIAPTILELADLNASDKMQGKSLVPLLRGKKIDWRKAFFCEHRFHRADIPKSEGVRTQRWKYIRYYEQQPVYEELYDLLKDPHESFNLAGDHRFSDQLKRLRRRCDKMDVECA is encoded by the coding sequence GTGAACGCACCTCCTCCCAACATCCTCTTTCTCCTGACCGACAACCAGCGCAATGACCTGCTCGGTTGCGCAGGCAATCCAATCATCAAAACCCCAAACATCGATCAGCTTGCCGCAAGCGGTGTGCGATTCGAAAACGCATTCTGCACAAGCCCAATCTGCGCCGCAAGCCGGGCCAGCTATCTCACGGGCACCTATGAAAGACGCCACCGATTCACCTTCCTCACTCCCCCCCTCCAAAGCGCATACACCGACATCTCCTACCCTGCTACTCTTAAAATGGCGGGTTATAGCACGGGGCTAATCGGGAAATTCGGCATAGCCACCAACGGAATCGTCCCCGCTCTGCAGGATGAGGATGCAGTGGGAAAGATGTTTGACGTATTCGACAACTACGAACACTGGACCGAAGAAGGGTATGAAATCAGACAGCCCGATGGCAGTGTGCGCCACCTGACCGACATCACCGGGGACAAAACGATCGACTTCCTGCGCACGCATCAATCAGATCATCCCGGCCAGCCATTTTGTCTTTCCGTCAGTTTCAATGCGCCGCACGCACAGGACAATGATCCGCGCTACTACATCTGGCCCGCTACAGAAGATCACCTCTACACACAGACGCAGATACCGGAACCATTCAACGCCCATCCCGACTTCTTCTGGCGATTGCCGAAATTTTTGCGCGAAACAGAGAGTCGCGTACGGTGGCAAAAACGCTATGCGACATCTGAGGACTATCAGAGAAACATGCGAGGGCTGTACCGAATGGTGAGCGGTGTGGATCGGAACATAGGCAGGATTCTCGAGGCCGTAGATCAACTGTCATTATCCAAAAACACAGTCGTAATCTTCGCATCTGACCATGGGATGTACTACGGAGATCGCGGACTCAGCGACTGCTGGCAGTTGAACGAACAGTCAATCCGCATACCCCTTATTATCCTCGATCCACGGGCTGATGAAAACACTCGAGGTCTCATTCGCGAAGAATTAGCACTAAACATCGATATTGCGCCAACCATCCTCGAACTGGCAGATCTAAACGCGTCGGACAAAATGCAGGGCAAATCCCTTGTCCCATTGTTGCGCGGCAAGAAAATTGACTGGCGAAAAGCGTTCTTCTGCGAACACCGGTTCCACCGCGCCGACATCCCCAAGAGCGAAGGCGTACGCACACAACGCTGGAAATACATTCGCTACTACGAGCAACAGCCCGTCTATGAGGAACTTTACGACCTTCTCAAGGACCCCCACGAATCCTTCAATCTCGCGGGAGATCACAGATTCTCGGATCAACTCAAACGACTGAGAAGGAGATGCGACAAAATGGATGTTGAATGCGCTTAG
- a CDS encoding D-glycerate dehydrogenase — protein MQYRVLVDVDLPDEIPEMMNNRCELHILAHGDVSDEKFASAQGLLTYGHPIIGGDFMDRMPHLKVISNFGVGVDHIDLSAAKQRGIPVGNTPNMLDGATADMTFAMLMAAARNIVIGDRFARSAAFTHYDPRILIGHEIHGTTLGIIGMGNIGRQVARRARGFDMNVLYHNRKPDPKAEAELGATYVSLNDLLEQSDFVTLNVPLTEETRNMIGRDQLRRMKRTAILVNLARGGVIDHDALLEALENNWIAVAALDVTEPEPLPRDHPLLAMDNVVIVPHLGSATRQTRIAMAQRTVDNLIAGLTDQPLITYVV, from the coding sequence ATGCAATATCGAGTTCTCGTCGATGTCGATCTTCCCGATGAAATTCCAGAGATGATGAATAATCGCTGTGAACTCCACATTTTGGCGCACGGCGATGTTTCAGATGAAAAATTCGCGTCTGCACAGGGGCTGCTCACTTATGGACACCCGATTATCGGCGGTGATTTTATGGATCGCATGCCCCATTTGAAGGTTATCAGCAATTTTGGCGTTGGTGTAGATCACATTGACCTATCAGCAGCCAAACAGCGCGGGATTCCAGTGGGCAATACACCCAATATGCTCGATGGCGCAACAGCCGATATGACTTTTGCAATGCTTATGGCCGCTGCCCGCAATATCGTTATTGGCGATCGCTTTGCCCGCAGTGCGGCTTTTACGCACTACGATCCACGCATTTTGATCGGTCACGAAATCCACGGTACGACATTGGGTATTATTGGTATGGGCAATATCGGCAGGCAGGTCGCGCGACGAGCGCGAGGGTTTGATATGAATGTGCTCTATCACAATCGAAAGCCAGATCCCAAAGCCGAGGCCGAGTTGGGTGCGACTTATGTCTCTCTCAACGATTTGCTCGAACAATCGGATTTTGTCACTTTGAATGTGCCGCTGACCGAGGAAACGCGAAATATGATTGGTCGCGATCAGCTCAGGCGAATGAAAAGAACCGCCATACTGGTCAATCTGGCGCGCGGAGGTGTGATCGATCACGATGCACTCTTAGAAGCGCTTGAGAATAATTGGATCGCAGTTGCCGCGCTTGATGTGACTGAGCCAGAACCGCTTCCACGCGATCATCCTCTCCTGGCCATGGACAATGTGGTTATCGTTCCCCATCTGGGCAGTGCCACACGCCAGACGCGCATAGCCATGGCCCAGCGTACGGTAGATAATCTTATAGCAGGACTCACGGATCAGCCATTGATCACTTATGTGGTATAA
- a CDS encoding DUF971 domain-containing protein, with protein MAEKPKRIRVDRTEGWLEMDWADDGILRVRLSDVRKACPCALCGDLRAKQDEQLQMITEDQTPSVDLSDVVPVGNYAIQIRWADGHDTGIYTYSYLKQLALASCR; from the coding sequence GTGGCAGAAAAACCCAAACGCATTCGCGTTGACCGCACAGAGGGATGGCTCGAAATGGATTGGGCAGACGATGGAATTTTGCGCGTGAGATTATCCGACGTGCGAAAAGCCTGCCCATGTGCATTGTGTGGAGACCTGCGGGCAAAGCAAGACGAGCAATTGCAGATGATTACTGAGGATCAAACGCCATCGGTAGATCTGTCGGATGTAGTTCCAGTCGGAAATTATGCCATCCAAATTCGGTGGGCAGATGGACACGATACGGGAATTTATACCTATTCTTATCTCAAACAATTAGCACTGGCGTCGTGTAGATAG
- a CDS encoding tetratricopeptide repeat protein, whose amino-acid sequence MILRLGIIVVMLLSARVSSAQEMFESSDSMVLDPALKSAVDSLEAGKPGAAAVALRDILEKKSTHTQALRLLISSYLRMEDFDRAIDACQLLAVQDSTDASALVALGYLYEKIGDIILSEQYYQQGLALDPDIIAAYQGLGWIYLKTGQLERALDMASETTERMPHYALNYILMGRALTAQGFFEDAAIAYNRAFALQNELREQYGILLQELGLRHRLKR is encoded by the coding sequence ATGATATTGCGACTGGGAATAATCGTCGTTATGCTTTTGAGTGCCAGGGTTTCCAGTGCTCAAGAGATGTTCGAAAGCAGTGATTCGATGGTTCTCGACCCCGCATTAAAAAGTGCTGTCGATTCGCTGGAAGCTGGCAAGCCCGGTGCTGCTGCTGTCGCCTTGCGCGATATTTTGGAAAAAAAATCCACACACACACAAGCATTGCGCCTCCTCATATCGTCTTATTTGCGAATGGAGGATTTTGATCGCGCAATTGACGCCTGTCAGCTATTGGCCGTCCAGGACTCGACCGATGCAAGCGCTCTGGTCGCGCTTGGATATTTATATGAAAAAATAGGCGATATAATTCTATCAGAACAATATTATCAGCAGGGACTTGCCCTGGATCCCGATATCATCGCAGCCTATCAGGGTCTGGGCTGGATTTACCTGAAAACGGGACAATTAGAGCGGGCACTCGACATGGCCAGCGAGACCACAGAACGCATGCCCCATTACGCGCTCAATTACATTTTAATGGGGCGCGCGCTGACCGCGCAGGGGTTTTTTGAAGACGCGGCAATCGCCTATAACCGCGCCTTTGCCCTGCAAAACGAACTGCGCGAGCAATACGGTATTTTGCTTCAGGAATTGGGCTTAAGGCATCGCTTGAAGCGTTAG